One stretch of Arachis duranensis cultivar V14167 chromosome 1, aradu.V14167.gnm2.J7QH, whole genome shotgun sequence DNA includes these proteins:
- the LOC107490095 gene encoding uncharacterized protein LOC107490095 has translation MILEKALCDLGVSINLMPLSMMKKLAIEEVKPTRMSLQMADRSLKIPNGVVENLLVKVGEFSFPADFIILDMEEEGHNSIILGRPFLATAKAIIDVEKGEKILKVYDVKMIINVFKAI, from the coding sequence ATGATATTGGAAAAAGCTCTCTGTGATTTGGGTGTCAGCATCAACTTGATGCCTCTTTCAATGATGAAAAAGCTTGCAATAGAGGAAGTTAAACCCACCAGAATGTCACTTCAAATGGCGGATAGATCACTCAAGATACCCAATGGGGTTGTGGAGAACTTATTGGTGAAGGTTGGGGAATTCAgtttccctgctgattttatcattttggacatggaagaagaggGACACAACTCAATTATCTTGGGGCGACCTttcttagccacagcaaaggccaTCATTGATGTGGAGAAAGGTGAGAAGATCCTCAAGGTGTATGATGTGAAAATGATCATCAACGTCTTTAAGGCAATATAA